The region AGATTTGAATAGCAATTCCTGTGGTCTTCCAAGTCACAGACTGAAGTTCTATCATTCTAGTTAATCATAGATAAAAGTCCATAAATGCCCTAGTAATTACTGATTTAACTTAtacctttgtttattttaatagaaaaatcacaaaatgattattttccccTCAAAACCTTTGTCAGGCTTTCTCCTCTGTGGACATGGAAGTAGGAAACCGTACCATTCTGACTGAATTCATCTTGGTGGGCTTCTCAGCAGACCCACGGTGGCAGCTGATTCTATTTGGAATATTTCTGATGCTCTATTTGATGACTTTGTCAGGGAACATGACCCTGGTTATCCTAATCCGAATTGATTCCCGCTTGCACACCCCTATGTACTTCTTCATTGGCAATTTGTCCTTTTTGGATTTTTGGTACACTTCTGTGTATACTCCCAAAATCTTGGCTAATTGTGTCTCAGAAGATAAACGTATTTCCTTGGCTGGATGTGGAGCCCAGTTGTTCTTTTCCTGTGTTGTAGCCTACACTGAATGCTATCTCCTAGCAGCCATGGCATATGACCGGTATGCAGCAATCTGTAACCCATTGCTTTATTCAAGTATGATGTCCAATTCTCTCTGTACTGGGCTTGTTGCTGGCTCCTACTTAGGAGGACTTTTGAATGCCATAGCCCATACTGCTAACACTTTCCGCTTGAGTTTCTGTGGTAAAAATATCATTGACCACTTCTTCTGTGATGCACCACCATTGGTAAAAATGTCTTGTACAGATACTCACGTCTATGAAAAAGTCCTCCTGGGTGTGGTGGGCTTCACAGTCCTTTCCAGCATTCTTGCCATCCTGGTTTCCTATTGCAACATCCTTCTGGCTATCCTGAGGATCCGCTCGGCTTCAGGAAGGCGCAAAGCCTTTTCCACCTGTGCTTCACACCTCATTTCGGTCATGCTCTTCTATGGATCCTTGCTCTTCATGTATTCAAGGCCAAGTTCCACCTACTCCCTGGAGAGAGACAAAGTGGCTGCTCTGTTCTACACTGTGGTCAACCCATTGCTCAACCCTCTCATCTATAGCCTGAGAAACAAAGACGTCAAAGAGGCCTTCTGGAAAGCAACACAAACCATAAGGCTGCAGAGATGAAGGTTATCTTTTTGCAGAATGTTCTTATTGcataattttccaaattattgGCTTATATGTATGTTGGTAATCATTGAAATTCTCAAGTAAACATAACCCATACTTAAAGGAATGACACATTGAGGAAAAGATGACACATCACTCtttaattgtttattattattttgtgattaAACTATTTTAAACCTTATAACATCGGGTTGTTTGATGTTTTACaatattgtcttttgtttttagtagtGCTACATTTACACAAAGCTCATTTTCTTGATTATCTTTGGGGgatcttggaaagaaaaaagtaactggATAGTTTTTGTGCATCCAGTTTGTCTTTGAACCTTGGCAAGCCAATTTTATTGTGTGGGGAAAATATCTAGACTGGCTAAACTTCTGGAAATTTACTCaagattttacaaatatttatttttagtaaggCATTCTCTCCATATTTCTTCATAAAGTTCTAATTGAGTATATAGAAAATATCTTTGTAAATCTTGTATCTTCTACATCAATTTAATGTTAGGCAACATGTTTAATAGTTTTTTAGGAcgagcaaataaacaaacaaccaaaGTACCTTTCTAATTCCATGGAgagatatgtatctctgaaatTTTATATCATCTCAAAACAGTGATTTCTCCATGGAGAACAGAATGAGTTTTCTACTTTATACTCTCTCACCTCATAACATCACATAGTCTCCTCATGGAGAAAAAGATCAGGAAAGAACTGAAACAAACCAACTAACAAAACGCCACTGTCTTCTAGACTCaatacttcttttttctcccccaccaGAACGTCTTATACATGAAGAAACTTATGGCTCAATAACCAGTACATGACAGATTTAGTTGATATTTTTTCAATACTTACAAACACAGTGAATATTAAGGATTATTAGTTACATGTGACAAATGAGTACCTTGTGCCTCACCAGTTAGTACTTTATTATTGAAAGACAATAGCTATTACTGTAATGGACACagttataaaatacaattaaaattttagaactagATGGAGTCACTTCAGCATTTCTTCTGACACTTCCAGTCTTTCTATTCCTCTGCATTCATCAAATAGCACCTTCTCTTTTCATCacaatattcttaatattttcttattctttttaaaaaagatttttatttatttattaatttaatttaacttatttgagagagagagagctagagggagagggagagaatctcaagcagactctccactgagcatagagcctaatgtggggctcgatcccacaaccctgaatcaagagtcagatgctcaatcaactgagccactcaggtgccccaacattttttaattcttctatcaCAGAATAACTGTAAGTACTGGATGAGAAGGATTTGGGGTATATTACATAAGTCTCCagaatttcttcacattttcagaAAGCTCAGTATGTAGGGGAAAAAATAGGCCAATCCTAGGGGAGATAGCAAAGTCAATTTAATCTTTTGGGATTGTAGAAacaatatatatagttttattttgcattaaaccctaatgttgctttttaaaaactatattaataTTGAATTGAATCAATATGTTATAGTATAAATTATAGTCTGATCACTAAAGCAAATCAAACTAATACACACAAAATTTTTGACACTGGATTTGACTAGAAAAAAGGGGTGTTGTTTAAAAAAGTCAGTTCCCTAAACTTCTCCTGAAGCAGCCCTTTTTTCCTGAGCACTGATTTGAGAAACATATCAACTTAGACATCTGATTGTGTTAACCAGATGAGCTTTTTCAGAGCTTCTTTCACATCCTTATTCCTTAGACTATAGATCATGGGATTCAACATGGGGAATAGCACAGTATAAAATGTTGATACCATTTTGTCCCTCTCAAGGGAATAGCTGGAACTTGGGCGAGAGTAGATGTAGAGAATGGAGCCATAGTACAAAGTGACTGAGACCAGGTGGGAGGAGCATGTGGAGAAGGCCTTGCGACGGCCCTGGGTGGAGCGGATCCTCAAGATGGCAGCAATGATGAACATGTAGGAAGCAAGGATGAGCGCCGTGGGAGTGATGACATTGGAGGCCAGGAGGAAGTACAACACAGCCTGATAGCTTTCCTTCACATCACATGCCAATTTCACCAGTGGTGGGACATCACAGAAAAAATCGTCTATGACATTGTCACCACAAAAATCCAATGTGAATGTG is a window of Vulpes lagopus strain Blue_001 chromosome 11, ASM1834538v1, whole genome shotgun sequence DNA encoding:
- the LOC121471594 gene encoding olfactory receptor 9G4, which codes for MEVGNRTILTEFILVGFSADPRWQLILFGIFLMLYLMTLSGNMTLVILIRIDSRLHTPMYFFIGNLSFLDFWYTSVYTPKILANCVSEDKRISLAGCGAQLFFSCVVAYTECYLLAAMAYDRYAAICNPLLYSSMMSNSLCTGLVAGSYLGGLLNAIAHTANTFRLSFCGKNIIDHFFCDAPPLVKMSCTDTHVYEKVLLGVVGFTVLSSILAILVSYCNILLAILRIRSASGRRKAFSTCASHLISVMLFYGSLLFMYSRPSSTYSLERDKVAALFYTVVNPLLNPLIYSLRNKDVKEAFWKATQTIRLQR